The following are encoded in a window of Mycobacterium vicinigordonae genomic DNA:
- a CDS encoding HAMP domain-containing sensor histidine kinase — MNILSRIFARTPSLRTRVVIATAIGAAIPVLIVGVVVWVGITKDRKERLDRRLDEAAGFAIPFVPRGLDEIPRSPNDQDALITVRRGNLIKSNSDIELPKLHSDYADTYIHGVRYRVRTVEIPGPEPTSMAVGATYDATYAETNNLHRRVLLICSFAIGAAAVFAWLLAVFAVRPFKQLAEQTRSIDAGDEAPRVEVHGASEAVEIAEAMRGMLQRIWNEQNRTQEALASARDFAAVSSHELRTPLTAMRTNLEVLSTLDMPEDQRKEVLNDVIRTQSRIEATLSALERLAQGELSTSDDHVPVDITELLDRAAHDAMRIYPDLDVSLVPSPTCIIVGMPAGLRLAVDNAIANAVKHGGATHVQVSAVSSRAGVEISIDDDGSGVPEEERQVVFERFSRGSTASHSGSGLGLALVAQQAELHRGTASLESSPLGGARLVLRLPGPS, encoded by the coding sequence ATGAACATCCTGTCGCGGATCTTTGCCCGGACGCCCTCGCTGCGCACCCGGGTGGTGATCGCGACGGCCATCGGCGCCGCGATTCCGGTGCTGATAGTCGGCGTTGTTGTCTGGGTGGGCATCACCAAGGACCGCAAAGAACGGCTGGACCGCCGGCTCGACGAGGCGGCGGGCTTCGCGATCCCGTTCGTGCCGCGCGGCCTGGACGAAATCCCGCGCTCCCCCAATGACCAGGACGCGCTGATCACAGTCCGCCGCGGCAACCTGATCAAGTCGAACTCCGATATCGAACTGCCCAAGCTGCACTCGGACTACGCCGACACCTACATACATGGGGTGCGCTACCGGGTACGGACGGTCGAGATTCCCGGTCCGGAACCGACGTCGATGGCCGTCGGCGCCACTTACGACGCCACCTACGCCGAGACCAACAACCTGCATCGCCGGGTACTGCTGATCTGTAGTTTCGCGATCGGTGCCGCCGCGGTGTTTGCCTGGCTGCTGGCCGTCTTCGCGGTGCGCCCGTTCAAACAGCTCGCCGAGCAGACCAGATCGATCGACGCCGGCGACGAGGCGCCGCGGGTCGAAGTGCACGGCGCCAGCGAAGCCGTCGAGATCGCCGAGGCCATGCGCGGCATGCTGCAACGCATCTGGAACGAACAGAACCGCACCCAGGAGGCGCTGGCGTCGGCTCGCGACTTCGCGGCGGTGTCCTCCCACGAACTGCGCACCCCGCTGACCGCGATGCGGACCAACCTGGAGGTGCTGTCCACCCTGGATATGCCCGAAGATCAGCGCAAGGAGGTGCTCAACGACGTGATCCGCACCCAGTCGCGGATCGAGGCCACCTTGAGCGCGCTGGAGCGGTTGGCCCAGGGCGAGCTGTCCACGTCCGACGATCACGTGCCGGTCGACATCACCGAATTGCTCGACCGCGCCGCCCACGACGCCATGCGCATCTATCCCGACCTGGATGTCTCCCTGGTGCCGTCGCCGACCTGCATCATCGTCGGGATGCCGGCCGGCCTCCGGCTGGCCGTGGACAACGCGATCGCCAACGCCGTTAAGCACGGCGGCGCCACCCATGTCCAGGTGTCGGCGGTAAGCTCGCGCGCGGGAGTCGAGATTTCGATCGACGACGACGGCAGCGGGGTCCCCGAAGAGGAGCGCCAGGTGGTCTTCGAGCGGTTCTCCCGGGGCTCGACAGCGTCGCATTCGGGGTCGGGACTGGGTCTGGCGCTGGTGGCCCAGCAGGCTGAGCTACACCGCGGGACGGCGTCGTTGGAGAGCAGCCCGCTGGGCGGTGCGCGGCTGGTGCTGCGGTTGCCGGGACCGAGCTGA
- a CDS encoding OmpA family protein produces the protein MVGSKLGVGEAPAPADTVDQAPNTSRFRRERPGRPWLIGVVAIPILLALIGYGADGRPLAVNGPTGDLPTLTSPTTSVSVAPSLSLALLSISRTGNSVTLIGDVPDDASKAALMKSLKGLLAPGVNVIDQVRIDPLVHALDFAIADQVFAAGAPIPDFNLTVEKDTVTLSGTATSRDQKDAVARAVEGAWPNVNVINRILAKTQITPSAPAPLGAPPAAGPPAPATCNDLQAAINALTRGPLAFGADGVSLTTQDTEILIRVADKLKTCPTARVTVNGYTDNAGAEAINIPLSTQRATAVAEFLIANGVVRDRVTAKGLGSANPIASNDTAEGRAKNRRAELVVG, from the coding sequence ATGGTCGGTTCAAAGTTGGGTGTCGGCGAAGCCCCCGCGCCCGCCGATACCGTCGACCAGGCGCCAAACACCTCACGATTCCGTCGGGAGCGGCCCGGTCGGCCCTGGTTGATCGGTGTCGTGGCCATCCCGATACTGCTTGCCCTGATCGGTTATGGCGCCGACGGCCGACCCTTGGCCGTCAACGGTCCGACCGGCGACCTCCCGACACTCACCTCGCCGACGACGAGCGTGTCGGTCGCCCCAAGTTTGTCGCTGGCCCTCCTGTCGATCAGTCGCACCGGAAACAGCGTCACGCTGATCGGCGACGTTCCCGACGACGCTTCGAAGGCGGCATTGATGAAGTCGCTCAAGGGATTACTGGCGCCCGGTGTCAACGTCATCGATCAGGTCCGCATTGACCCGCTAGTGCACGCGCTGGATTTCGCCATCGCGGACCAGGTGTTCGCCGCAGGCGCGCCGATCCCCGACTTCAACCTCACGGTGGAAAAGGACACGGTCACCTTGAGCGGGACTGCCACATCCCGCGATCAGAAGGATGCGGTGGCGCGGGCGGTTGAAGGCGCCTGGCCCAACGTCAACGTCATCAACAGAATTTTGGCCAAAACCCAGATCACCCCCAGCGCTCCAGCGCCGTTGGGCGCCCCTCCCGCGGCTGGGCCGCCGGCTCCGGCGACGTGCAACGACCTGCAAGCCGCCATCAATGCCCTGACCCGTGGACCGCTCGCCTTCGGCGCCGATGGAGTGAGTCTGACAACCCAGGACACCGAAATCCTGATACGAGTGGCGGACAAGCTCAAGACGTGTCCGACCGCGCGCGTGACCGTCAATGGCTACACGGACAACGCCGGCGCCGAAGCCATCAACATTCCGCTGAGTACCCAGCGGGCCACCGCAGTCGCCGAGTTCCTGATCGCCAACGGCGTGGTTCGCGATCGCGTCACCGCCAAGGGTCTGGGATCGGCCAATCCGATAGCCAGCAATGACACGGCCGAGGGGCGTGCCAAGAACCGGCGCGCCGAGCTTGTGGTCGGCTAG
- a CDS encoding DUF2630 family protein has protein sequence MTQGRKPNEHDTLAHIRDLVAQEKLLRTQLQQGEISTTEEHERLQSIEVELDQCWDLLRQRRALRETGGDPREATVRPANEVEGYTG, from the coding sequence ATGACCCAAGGGAGAAAACCCAACGAGCACGACACGTTGGCGCACATCCGCGACCTCGTCGCACAGGAGAAGCTGCTGCGCACTCAGCTGCAGCAGGGCGAGATTTCGACCACCGAGGAGCACGAGCGGCTGCAATCGATCGAGGTCGAACTCGACCAGTGCTGGGATCTGCTGCGGCAGCGACGGGCGCTGCGCGAAACCGGCGGCGACCCCCGCGAAGCCACCGTGCGCCCGGCCAACGAGGTCGAGGGCTACACGGGTTAA
- a CDS encoding phytoene desaturase family protein: MDYDVVVVGGGHNALVAAAYLARAGLGVRVLERQGHVGGAAISARIFDGVDVRLSRYSYLVSLLPSRILTDLGAHVRLVQRAYSSYTPDPGTSGRTGLLVGSSGGFESIGAAADEHGFDSFYRRARLVTQRLWPTLLEPLRTRTQARRLVLDGGDPDSVAAWRTLIEEPIGHAIVDAVNNDVVRGVIATDALIGTFARLNDPSLQQNICLLYHVLGGGTGDWNVPVGGMGAVTSALSAAATGFGVEISTSTDVFAITPDCDVHYRDAGGEHVLRGRFVLSGVSPTVLAGLLGETAPASTPGAQVKVNMVLRRLPRLRDQQVKPQQAFAGTFHVNETWSQLDTGYSQAANGLLPDVLPCEAYCHSLADPSIVSPELTGVQTMTVFGLHTPHSLPADAAALTDSVLTSLNSVLAEPIQDALLPDAHGRPCIETTTTADLQRTLGMTAGNIFHGALAWPFAEDDDPLDTPARKWGVATEHPRIMMCGSAARRGGAVSGIAGHNAAMAVLASLPDSG, translated from the coding sequence ATGGACTACGACGTAGTCGTGGTCGGCGGAGGCCACAACGCCCTGGTGGCGGCGGCCTACCTGGCCCGCGCGGGCCTTGGGGTGCGCGTCCTGGAACGCCAGGGCCACGTCGGTGGTGCCGCGATCTCGGCTCGGATCTTCGACGGCGTCGACGTGCGGCTGTCGCGGTATTCGTACCTGGTCAGCCTGCTGCCGTCGCGCATCCTTACCGACCTGGGCGCGCATGTTCGGCTGGTCCAGCGGGCCTACTCCTCCTACACTCCCGACCCCGGCACGAGCGGTCGCACCGGCCTGCTGGTGGGGTCATCCGGCGGATTCGAATCGATCGGTGCGGCCGCCGACGAGCACGGCTTCGACAGCTTTTACCGTCGCGCCCGCCTGGTCACTCAGCGGCTCTGGCCCACTCTGCTCGAGCCGCTGCGTACCCGCACCCAGGCTCGTCGCCTGGTCTTGGACGGAGGCGATCCCGACTCGGTAGCGGCGTGGCGGACCCTGATCGAGGAGCCGATCGGGCACGCGATCGTCGACGCGGTGAACAATGACGTGGTTCGAGGGGTGATCGCCACCGACGCCTTGATCGGCACCTTCGCCCGGCTGAACGACCCGTCGCTGCAGCAGAACATCTGCCTGCTGTACCACGTACTCGGTGGGGGCACCGGCGACTGGAACGTCCCGGTCGGTGGCATGGGTGCGGTGACTTCGGCGCTGTCCGCCGCCGCCACCGGATTTGGGGTCGAAATATCAACGAGCACTGATGTTTTCGCTATCACCCCGGACTGCGATGTGCACTATCGCGACGCGGGTGGTGAGCACGTCCTCCGCGGCCGGTTCGTCCTGTCCGGCGTCTCGCCAACGGTGTTGGCAGGCCTGTTGGGTGAGACCGCACCTGCGTCGACCCCGGGCGCGCAGGTCAAGGTGAACATGGTGCTGCGGCGGCTACCCCGGTTGCGGGACCAGCAGGTGAAACCGCAACAGGCATTCGCAGGCACATTCCACGTCAACGAAACCTGGTCCCAGCTCGACACCGGCTACAGCCAGGCCGCCAACGGCCTGCTGCCGGATGTGTTGCCGTGCGAGGCCTACTGCCATTCGCTGGCCGACCCGAGCATAGTCTCACCCGAGTTGACCGGTGTGCAGACGATGACGGTGTTCGGCTTGCACACCCCGCACTCGCTGCCGGCCGACGCCGCCGCGCTCACAGACTCGGTGCTTACGTCACTGAATTCCGTTCTAGCCGAACCTATTCAGGATGCGCTACTGCCGGACGCACATGGGCGTCCGTGTATCGAGACGACGACTACCGCCGACCTGCAACGCACCCTGGGGATGACGGCGGGCAACATCTTCCACGGCGCGCTGGCGTGGCCGTTCGCCGAGGACGACGACCCGCTGGACACTCCGGCCCGAAAATGGGGGGTGGCCACCGAGCACCCACGAATCATGATGTGCGGCTCGGCTGCCCGCCGGGGCGGGGCCGTTTCGGGTATCGCAGGCCACAACGCCGCGATGGCAGTGTTGGCGTCCCTGCCCGACAGTGGCTAA
- a CDS encoding citrate synthase, protein MGDTDDTASLKYPGGEIDLKVVHATEGADGIALGPLLSKTGHTTFDNGFVNTAACKSSITYIDGDAGILRYRGYPIDQLAEKSNFIEVSYLLIYGELPTADQLAEFTGRIQLHTMLHEDLKRFFDGFPRNAHPMPVLSSTVNALSAYYPDSLDPTDNTQVELSTIRLLAKLPTIAAYAYKKSVGQPFLYPDNSLTLVENFLRMTFGLPAEPYQADPEVVRALDMLLILHADHEQNCSTSTVRLVGSSQANLFTSISGGINALWGPLHGGANQAVLEMLEQIKESGDDVGEFVRKVKNREEGVKLMGFGHRVYKNYDPRARIVKEQADKILAKLGGDPLLDIAKQLEEAALTDDYFIERKLYPNVDFYTGLIYRALGFPVRMFTVLFALGRLPGWIAHWREMHDEGDSKIGRPRQIYTGYTERNYVGMDGR, encoded by the coding sequence GTGGGCGACACCGACGACACCGCATCTCTGAAGTACCCGGGTGGCGAGATCGACCTGAAGGTCGTCCATGCCACCGAAGGTGCCGACGGTATTGCGCTGGGTCCGCTGCTGTCCAAGACCGGACACACCACGTTCGACAATGGCTTCGTCAACACTGCGGCCTGCAAGAGTTCCATCACCTATATCGACGGCGACGCCGGAATCCTGCGCTATCGCGGTTACCCGATCGATCAGCTCGCCGAGAAGTCCAACTTCATTGAGGTGTCCTACCTGCTGATCTACGGCGAGCTGCCCACCGCCGACCAGCTGGCCGAGTTCACTGGCCGCATTCAGCTGCACACGATGCTGCACGAGGACCTGAAGCGGTTCTTCGACGGCTTCCCGCGCAACGCTCACCCAATGCCGGTGCTGTCCAGCACCGTCAACGCACTGTCGGCGTACTACCCGGACTCGCTGGACCCGACCGACAACACGCAGGTCGAGCTGTCCACGATTCGGCTGCTCGCCAAGCTGCCCACCATCGCCGCCTACGCATACAAGAAGTCGGTCGGACAGCCGTTCCTCTACCCGGACAACTCGCTGACCTTGGTCGAGAATTTCCTGCGCATGACGTTCGGGCTCCCGGCCGAGCCCTACCAGGCCGACCCCGAGGTGGTCCGCGCCCTGGACATGCTGCTGATCCTGCACGCCGACCACGAGCAGAACTGTTCGACGTCCACGGTACGGCTGGTGGGGTCATCGCAGGCCAATCTGTTCACCTCAATCTCGGGCGGCATCAATGCTTTGTGGGGTCCGCTGCACGGCGGCGCGAACCAGGCGGTGCTGGAGATGCTCGAGCAGATCAAGGAGAGCGGCGACGACGTCGGCGAATTCGTCCGCAAGGTCAAGAACCGCGAAGAGGGCGTCAAGCTGATGGGCTTCGGCCACCGGGTTTACAAGAACTACGACCCGCGCGCTCGGATCGTCAAAGAGCAGGCCGACAAGATCCTGGCCAAGCTTGGCGGCGACCCCTTGCTTGACATCGCCAAGCAACTCGAAGAGGCTGCGCTGACCGATGACTATTTCATTGAGCGCAAGCTCTACCCGAACGTCGACTTCTACACCGGCCTGATCTACCGGGCGCTGGGCTTCCCGGTCCGGATGTTCACGGTGCTGTTCGCGCTGGGTCGGCTTCCCGGCTGGATCGCGCATTGGCGCGAGATGCACGACGAGGGCGATAGCAAGATCGGCCGTCCGCGTCAGATCTACACGGGCTACACCGAGCGCAACTATGTTGGCATGGACGGGCGCTAA
- a CDS encoding MFS transporter codes for MPLFADTTPLRTPDFRRLWVAGIPTVIGANLTIFAVPVQIYALTQSSAYVGLAGLFSLVPLVVFGLLGGAWADAMDRRVLLIVASCGLAVSSLLLWLQALLALNDVWVVLCLLAVQQAFFAVNSPARSAAIPRMVPGEQLPAANALNMTVGQFGAIAGPLLAGVLLNWVDLSALYLLDAVTCLLPIWATFRLAPMPAVETAGTSRWGLGAVLDGFRYLAGNTVVLMSFVVDLIAMIFGMPRALFPQMAHQSFGGPIEGGSAMALLSAAIAVGAVAGGVFSGWFPRVRRQGLVIVVSIVAWGLAMVGFGLASGAAHGRAGAMLWLAVVFLAFGGAADMVSAAFRSTILQQAASDDVVGRLQGVFAVVVGGGPRLADTLHGAAAAMVGTTAAAAGGGALVVLGVVVAALVAPAFVNYRVLARS; via the coding sequence ATGCCACTGTTCGCGGACACCACCCCGCTGCGCACCCCTGATTTCCGCCGGCTCTGGGTGGCCGGCATTCCGACCGTCATCGGCGCCAACCTCACGATCTTCGCGGTCCCGGTCCAGATCTACGCGCTGACCCAGAGCTCGGCGTACGTTGGGCTGGCTGGACTGTTCTCGCTGGTGCCGCTGGTGGTGTTCGGGCTGCTGGGCGGTGCCTGGGCCGACGCTATGGACCGGCGGGTGCTGCTGATTGTCGCGTCGTGCGGGCTGGCGGTGTCCTCGCTGCTGCTCTGGTTGCAAGCGCTACTGGCGCTTAACGACGTCTGGGTGGTGCTGTGTCTGCTGGCGGTGCAGCAGGCGTTCTTTGCCGTCAATTCACCGGCGCGCTCGGCGGCCATCCCGCGGATGGTGCCCGGTGAGCAATTGCCCGCAGCCAACGCGCTGAACATGACCGTGGGCCAGTTCGGTGCAATCGCCGGGCCGCTGCTGGCCGGTGTGCTGCTGAACTGGGTCGACCTATCGGCGTTGTATTTGCTTGACGCTGTGACATGCCTATTGCCGATCTGGGCGACTTTCCGGCTGGCGCCGATGCCCGCCGTGGAAACTGCCGGGACGTCTCGGTGGGGTCTGGGTGCGGTCTTGGACGGCTTCCGTTATCTGGCCGGCAATACGGTGGTGCTGATGTCGTTCGTCGTTGACCTGATCGCGATGATCTTCGGTATGCCGCGGGCGCTGTTTCCGCAGATGGCGCACCAGAGCTTCGGCGGTCCCATCGAGGGTGGCTCGGCGATGGCGTTGCTGTCGGCGGCCATCGCGGTCGGCGCGGTGGCCGGGGGAGTGTTCTCGGGGTGGTTTCCGAGGGTCCGGCGCCAGGGGCTGGTGATCGTCGTCTCGATTGTGGCGTGGGGCCTGGCCATGGTGGGCTTCGGTCTGGCCAGCGGTGCGGCGCACGGCCGGGCGGGGGCGATGCTGTGGCTCGCGGTGGTATTCCTGGCATTCGGTGGTGCGGCGGACATGGTGTCGGCGGCTTTCCGGTCGACCATCCTTCAGCAGGCTGCCTCTGACGATGTGGTCGGGCGGCTTCAGGGCGTGTTCGCGGTCGTGGTCGGTGGCGGGCCACGGCTAGCCGACACGTTGCACGGCGCGGCCGCCGCAATGGTCGGAACTACCGCGGCAGCGGCCGGCGGTGGGGCGCTGGTGGTGCTGGGCGTGGTGGTGGCGGCATTGGTCGCGCCGGCATTTGTGAACTACCGGGTGCTGGCGCGGTCGTGA